From Apium graveolens cultivar Ventura chromosome 9, ASM990537v1, whole genome shotgun sequence, the proteins below share one genomic window:
- the LOC141682998 gene encoding beta-xylosidase/alpha-L-arabinofuranosidase 2-like, with protein sequence MASSKHKGYSVFLCFQLCFIVSHFFLWNNKVLAYPSVVFACDVVKNPEVRNYRFCNKSLDVESRVNDLQSRMTLQEKILNLINDARGSSRLGFPEYNWWSEALHGVAGTGLGTNFSSPIYRATSFPQVICTAASFNTSLFYTIGKVVSTEARAMYNVGESGLTFWSPNVNIFRDPRWGRGQETPGEDPLLTSRYAVSYVRGLQERDDGDKSRLKVGACCKHYTAYDLDNWKGIDRFHFNALVTKQDMEDTYQPPFRSCVIDGNVASVMCSYNQVNGKPTCADADLLTGVIRNQWNLNGYISTDCDSLEVMFDKQHYTRTPEETAAIALKAGVDLNCGDHLRIYTPDAVQEGLVAEADVNRAVKNNFAMLMRLGFFDGDPRQQLYGNLGPNDVCTPANQELAREAARQGFVLLKNSRGSLPLSPTATKSIAVIGPNANVTTTMIGDYAGTPCRYTTTLQGITSVVPATYFSPGCANVGCVIAQVNDAKRISATADATVLVVGADQSIETETLDRVDISLPGQQTFLVQEVTKVSKGPVILVIMSGGGMDVQFAKDDPKVTSILWIGYPGEAGGAALADILFGFFNPSGRLPMSWYPQSYVNNVNMTNMNMRPDPATGYPGRTYRFYRGPTVYTFGDGLSYSEFSYHLVKAPNLLSIQLGEQHICKRSSCKSIDASEQTCKNANTKIHLRVKNAGRMSGSHTVFLFSTPPNVHKSPQKQLLGFEKVFLTPKEQGMIRFNKDVCKHLSVVDKFGNKKLALGMHVLHVGSLKHYFMVSI encoded by the exons ATGGCTTCTTCTAAGCACAAGGGATACTCTGTTTTCCTCTGTTTTCAACTCTGCTTCATTGTTTCTCACTTTTTCTTGTGGAATAACAAAGTTTTAGCCTACCCTTCTGTTGTTTTTGCTTGTGATGTGGTCAAAAATCCTGAGGTCAGGAATTACAGATTCTGCAATAAATCGTTAGACGTGGAATCGAGGGTGAATGATTTACAAAGCAGAATGACATTGCAAGAGAAAATACTGAATCTGATTAATGATGCAAGGGGATCGAGTCGACTTGGATTTCCCGAGTATAACTGGTGGTCTGAAGCCTTGCATGGAGTTGCTGGTACTGGTCTTGGGACCAATTTTTCGTCTCCCATTTATAGAGCTACAAGCTTTCCTCAAGTTATATGCACTGCTGCTTCGTTTAATACTTCTCTGTTTTATACTATAGGAAAG GTGGTATCAACAGAAGCTAGAGCAATGTACAATGTAGGGGAATCTGGATTAACATTCTGGTCACCAAATGTCAACATTTTCCGAGACCCGAGATGGGGAAGAGGTCAAGAAACACCAGGGGAAGACCCTTTGCTTACAAGTAGATATGCTGTCTCCTATGTCAGAGGTTTACAAGAAAGAGACGATGGTGATAAATCTCGACTTAAAGTTGGCGCTTGTTGTAAACATTATACAGCTTATGATCTTGATAACTGGAAAGGGATTGATCGATTCCATTTTAATGCTCTG GTCACCAAGCAAGATATGGAGGACACATATCAGCCCCCATTCAGGAGTTGTGTAATTGATGGAAATGTAGCAAGTGTTATGTGTTCGTACAACCAAGTTAATGGCAAACCAACTTGTGCAGATGCAGACCTATTAACAGGAGTGATCCGTAACCAGTGGAACTTAAATGG ATACATCAGTACTGATTGTGATTCATTGGAGGTCATGTTTGATAAACAACATTATACCAGGACACCAGAAGAGACTGCTGCCATTGCTTTGAAAGCAG GTGTGGATCTCAACTGTGGAGATCATCTAAGAATATACACACCAGATGCAGTGCAAGAGGGATTGGTGGCAGAAGCAGATGTCAATAGGGCTGTCAAGAACAATTTTGCAATGTTGATGAGACTTGGCTTCTTCGATGGTGATCCAAGACAACAACTTTATGGGAATCTAGGCCCGAATGATGTGTGCACCCCCGCGAATCAAGAATTAGCCCGTGAAGCAGCACGGCAAGGGTTTGTGCTCCTCAAGAATAGTCGTGGATCACTACCTTTATCTCCTACAGCCACCAAATCTATCGCAGTTATTGGACCTAATGCCAATGTCACAACAACTATGATTGGAGATTATGCAG GCACACCATGCAGATATACTACTACTTTGCAAGGCATAACATCAGTGGTTCCAGCGACGTATTTTTCACCTGGATGTGCCAATGTAGGATGTGTCATTGCCCAAGTAAATGATGCAAAGAGGATATCTGCAACAGCAGATGCAACTGTTTTAGTTGTTGGAGCTGATCAATCAATCGAAACAGAAACCCTGGACAGGGTTGACATTTCTCTTCCAGGACAGCAGACGTTTCTAGTTCAAGAAGTTACAAAGGTATCCAAAGGACCAGTTATACTTGTTATTATGTCTGGTGGAGGAATGGATGTACAATTTGCAAAAGATGACCCTAAAGTCACCAGCATCTTGTGGATTGGTTACCCTGGTGAAGCGGGTGGAGCTGCTTTAGCAGATATCCTTTTTGGATTCTTCAATCCCA GTGGAAGACTACCAATGTCATGGTATCCACAATCATATGTAAATAATGTAAACATGACAAACATGAACATGAGACCAGATCCTGCAACCGGCTATCCAGGTCGAACATACAGGTTTTATAGGGGACCAACAGTATACACATTTGGTGATGGACTAAGTTACTCAGAATTCAGTTATCACCTAGTTAAAGCACCAAATCTTCTATCAATACAGCTGGGGGAACAACATATTTGTAAAAGATCTTCATGCAAATCAATCGATGCTTCAGAACAAACTTGCAAGAATGCAAATACCAAAATTCATTTGAGGGTGAAAAATGCAGGAAGAATGAGCGGAAGCCATACAGTTTTCTTGTTTTCGACACCTCCAAATGTGCACAAATCTCCTCAGAAACAATTGTTGGGATTTGAGAAGGTGTTTTTGACGCCAAAAGAACAGGGGATGATTAGGTTTAATAAAGATGTTTGCAAACATTTAAGTGTGGTGGATAAATTTGGAAATAAAAAACTTGCATTAGGTATGCATGTTCTTCATGTCGGAAGTTTAAAACATTACTTTATGGTTAGCATATAG